One genomic window of Psychrobacter cibarius includes the following:
- a CDS encoding TerD family protein produces MAVSLQKGQKISLSKEAGGELTQVKLGLGWDVAQNPQDKKGGFLGKLFGGGSGGDSIDLDASCIMFDTNKQAIDAIWFSQLKSKDGSIVHTGDNRTGDGDGDDEVINVDLSKIPANVVSLVFTVNSFTGQTFETVENAFCRIVNANNNQEVARYNLSAQGGHTAMIMAKVYRHNNEWKMHAIGETVSGRTFHDLMPAITPHA; encoded by the coding sequence ATGGCAGTTAGTTTACAAAAAGGTCAGAAAATCTCCCTAAGCAAAGAAGCGGGCGGCGAGCTTACTCAAGTAAAACTGGGTCTAGGTTGGGACGTTGCTCAAAACCCTCAAGATAAAAAAGGTGGGTTCTTGGGCAAATTATTCGGTGGTGGTAGCGGCGGCGACTCGATTGACTTAGATGCCTCGTGCATCATGTTTGATACCAATAAACAAGCCATCGATGCGATTTGGTTCAGTCAGCTGAAATCAAAAGATGGCAGTATCGTCCATACTGGTGATAACCGCACTGGCGACGGCGATGGTGACGACGAAGTTATCAATGTCGATCTTTCAAAAATCCCTGCCAATGTCGTCTCTCTAGTATTTACGGTCAATAGTTTCACTGGTCAAACCTTTGAAACGGTAGAAAATGCATTTTGCCGCATCGTCAATGCCAATAACAATCAGGAAGTCGCGCGCTACAATTTATCAGCGCAAGGTGGGCATACCGCGATGATTATGGCAAAAGTATATCGTCATAATAATGAGTGGAAAATGCATGCGATTGGTGAAACGGTTTCTGGTCGTACTTTCCATGACTTGATGCCTGCTATCACGCCGCATGCGTAA